The window ACTGCCAAGCTTCCATTTGATAAGAATCAATGGGTGGAGATCTTCAGGGGTCTGTTTGAAAGCCAAGTCCTTAGATAATTTCTGGGAGTCTTCCCTGGATCTCTAAATTATTTGTTCCTAATTCTCTGTCTTGTCTGCTTGGTCATGCTGGGGTGTCTCATGTTATTCTTTCAAACAGTTTTATGTTAGAGCAGCTGCAAGGCTATCAGCTAGAAAAAAACACCTGTAATAACTATTGTTCAACTAGAACTTAGACTGAGCTGTGTTTACATATTTCTTTCAGACTGCCTAAACTCGGTACTgggtctggtcttattcaacatgtTCATCcatgacctggacgaggggacagagtgtaccctcagcaagtttgctgactaTACgaaactgggaggagtgactgacacaccagaaggctgtgctgccattcagcgggatctggacaggctagagagttgggtggagaggaacccaatgaaattcaacaagggcaagtgtagggtcctccATCTAGGGAGGAACAGCCCCAAGCACCCAGTACAGtttaggggttgacctgctgggaaggaactctgcagagaaggacctgggagtcctggtgaaCAAGAAGCTCTCCATGAGACAGCAGTGTGCTgtcgtggccaagaaggccaatggtaccctggggtgcattaaggagaacgtggccagcaggtcgagggaggttatcctccccctctactctgccctggtgaggccacatctggagcactgtgtccagttctgggctccccagttcaagaaagacatggaactactggagagagtccagcggagggctacaaggatgattaggggactggagcatctcctatatgaggaaaggctgagaaagcctggagaagaagactgagaggggagTTCATCaatgcttacaaatatctaaagggtggatgtcaagaggatggggccagactcttttcagtggtgcccagtgacaggacgaggggcaatgggcacaaactggaacacaagttccatctgaatatgaggaaaaactcctttactgtgagggtgaccaagtaCTGGAGcgagctgcccagagaggttgaggagtctccttctctggagatgttcaaaacccacctggatgtgatcctgtgcaacctgctctaggtgatcctgctctagcaggggggttggactagatctccagagggcccttccaacccccaccattctgtgattctgtgaaacagCCAATAAGGCTGGTAATTTTCCAGCACAAACAGTGGAAGACCAGCTTTGCTGAAAAAGGCTTCCTGTGCCCATGCTGCTCCCTCAGGTGCTCACAACGCAATGAGTCAGACACTGATGGCAATCCTGTGAACTACTAATGATGAAAGCCCTTGGGGATTGATGCGAATGTCTGAGCTCCTTTCACAGCCACGTCTCCTTGTTCTTTACCTTTTTGGTGTTCTAAAGCATGTTTTAGTTTTGACATACCCTAGATCAGCttgtaaagaataaaaaacagTATGAGcttcaagtttttaaaaaattaatgtgtAACCTTTAAATATAGGGAATTCTCAGTTCCCAGTGCCTAAAAATGGTGCACATGCAAACACGTATCCAAGACAAGCTTGGAAGGAGACTTTCAGCTAGTCAGAAGATGTCCATTTACACCTTCGTACCTTTGCATTCTACAGCCCTGACCCCTGACAACTGTGGTGCAAATTTACAACCTCAGGAACCTTCCCCATATCTGCATGCTTATATGCAGCATCCCTTGCCATGCTTGTGTTTTATCTGTAGAAGACCCATGGCTGACTTTTTTCCCAATGTCATAGTCACTTGCCTTTTTGCGAGCTTTCCATGAAGTGCTGCCATgggaatatctttttttctcccagaccAGCAGGACCATTCCCCTCTCTTGAAGAAGGGTGGCACAGATGTCCCTCATCAGCACTGACACTTGCGACAGCTGAGATAAACTGAAGCTGTCCAGGAACCCTGCAATGTACTTGAGCACTTCCACTGGGAGGCTGCTAAGTGAGTCTTTATTTCTCCCTTGACTAGCCTCTGTGGAATTAGACTTCCCTGATTCAGCAAGGAGGGTGTCCACCTCTGGTTTAATAGCAAATGTCTTGAGAGGCTGGCTGTATATAACCTTGGCCTTAAGTCCATCGGGGCGGAAGTGATTTTGAACAAAAGTACATCCCAGGTAGGCCAGTGGGCAGCGATGCTGGAACCACCCATCCAGACATGACTGGATATCAGCGTGCACATTCTTGAAGTGGAACGGGAATTCGTCCCTCCTGAAGAAATGACTGCAAGTGAATGTGAAAGCTGAACTGCTTTTGTTGTGTCTTCTGGTTACGCTTTCAGTGTAGAGCTCCACGTGGAGTTCTGGTGGGCTTTCTTCATCCAGAATATCTGCTAGAACTGCATTGGAGGAGAAGGGCTCCAGAGGAAAGCTGTATGTCTGTGTGGCAAAATCCACAAAGAGTCCATCGATACCCCTTGCTTCAGAGATCTCATGGCCTTTCAACTCTTTTTCCAGTGCACACAGTAGTGTGGCTTTAACTATATTTGCCTTAGGTAGCTCTTCTAGGTTTATTCCCAATTCTGAGGTATCCACCGACTTGTCTGAAGTTGGTATCTTGTGGCCCAGTGCATCTCCTAGTCGTGCTCTTTTGCCACAGTAACTAACTGGCACTTTGAAGGTGTAGACAGTCTTCACCTCCTGAGCTTCCAAGTTCCCATAGacaaagtctttttctttgGGAGTGCAAGCAGCTAGCTGGCCAAACCGGATGAGCATTCCCCCATGATGTACCAGATACATGTTGTAATCACCTACACCAACTTCCTTCTTCAGCCTCTCCAGGACCCCTTCTTGCCAGGGAGCCAGTCCTGTCATTTCTCTATTCTGTGTTACTTGTTCAGTCTTTTGGTCCTTTGCCTCTTCTGCACCATCAGGTACTTCCTTTGCCTCCTCTGTGGAGCTGGCAGCACGAGGGGCTGACACTGTTTTCTTGGAAGCCTCCTCCGTCTTTTGTTCTGCACTGGCTGCTGAGCCTGTTACCTTGCAAGCCAGGAGCTCTTTGCTGAAAATATTCTCCCAGGTTTTGTAACTCCCCAGATCCATTCCCTCTTTGTCCTTTGCCAAATCTTCACGTTCACGTTGGCTAAGCTCGGACAACTGGTCGTCACCCTCTTGGGGACCACAGGCTACTTCTCCCACAGCACCTTCTTCCCCACCCATGGCTTCATCCATCAGCTCTTGcacttcatcttttttcctccactccGGAAACAAGTCGGCTATTTTCAAAGTCCTGAAAAGTATCTTCTGGTCTCTGAGAGCCAAGGCTGTGTCCAGATACTCTTCGCTGAAGGTCTCCTTCATAATGTTCTTGTGGAGGGTTGTGTCTGAATCCACGTTTGGCCAGCGATTCCACTCCATCGAGCAGCAGACAACGCTGGCTGGACAGACCTGGAGGTGTTTCGCCAGCTTAAAGCGGGCCATGGAAAAAGGGCAGCCATAGGCTAAGTtgaggcaggagacctgctCTAAGGGACAGAGCAATTGGTGCTCCTCCTCCTTGCACATGTGGAAGGTGGCCCCGCAGTGAAAGCGGCAGCTGATCACCATACAGGAGACAGAGGGCTCAACTGGTGCACGGCAGTGCCGGTTGAAACATCTCTCACAGTGActgtgctgcccagggggagCTTTCTGAGCCCGGTGCTGTGTGTAGCAAAAAGACAAGAAGACAAGAGTTATTGCCTGAAGGAGCAAGAATGGCCACAGACCCTCCGTGCCCGTGCTTGGTTTCTACGCGTTAGGTGCTCACATGCATTCCTGGCGGGAATAAGGCTGCAGGCAAATGACTGCCAGCTCCATACGGTTACGTATCAGTGCTGATCCCCATGGTACAGTGTGGCCTGACAGCAGCACGGATATAGATAAAGTCCTTACTTGTTAGCCCAGCAGAGGCAGCCAGGTTTGGGAGTGAGCTCTTTTCTGTCCCAATATTTACATCGGGTCTATCTATACCAAGCTGCTGAAATCAAGACTGTCAGAGGCACAGTGAAGGAGCTTCCCACCTCCTCAATGCTGTTTGAGTAGGAAAgatgatgtttctttttcctctttagagAAATTAGCTGGTCATTTGGCCTACATGTTTTGTCATCCCCCCATAAAGACATAAATGTTGCACAAAAAGAGCCTCCCTTTGCTCTACAGCAGCAAGGCTGAGAGCGAGGATTATCTTCATGATCCCAGTTCCCAGTGTGCAAAACAGCTTGGGTAAAGGCTAATTTGCCTGGCCTTCTTTACTTTGCTTTCCTGATATACCCTTACACTCCTAGCTGATGCCTGCATGTTGTGGAATAGAGACTGCAGGGGACTTTCCTTCAGGCAGGTTTATTTGCTACATCCACTTTCAGGTGTCAATACCTGGAATTAGGTGATGCTTTGGTCTGCATTTTGGACAGAAGCTCCAGAGTGCAGTGGAGGCTTGTTACAAGGTTATACTCAGCCAGttaaatccattttctttcacttttttttacaAACTGCCTTTCACCTTTCTTCCCCTTGCTGTCACCAGTGAATGCCGAGTAGataggaaggaggggaagagggcagGTGTGGTTTATCACTTCCTCAGCTCAGCACCACAGTAT of the Grus americana isolate bGruAme1 chromosome 1, bGruAme1.mat, whole genome shotgun sequence genome contains:
- the FBXO40 gene encoding F-box only protein 40 → MIKHRAQKAPPGQHSHCERCFNRHCRAPVEPSVSCMVISCRFHCGATFHMCKEEEHQLLCPLEQVSCLNLAYGCPFSMARFKLAKHLQVCPASVVCCSMEWNRWPNVDSDTTLHKNIMKETFSEEYLDTALALRDQKILFRTLKIADLFPEWRKKDEVQELMDEAMGGEEGAVGEVACGPQEGDDQLSELSQREREDLAKDKEGMDLGSYKTWENIFSKELLACKVTGSAASAEQKTEEASKKTVSAPRAASSTEEAKEVPDGAEEAKDQKTEQVTQNREMTGLAPWQEGVLERLKKEVGVGDYNMYLVHHGGMLIRFGQLAACTPKEKDFVYGNLEAQEVKTVYTFKVPVSYCGKRARLGDALGHKIPTSDKSVDTSELGINLEELPKANIVKATLLCALEKELKGHEISEARGIDGLFVDFATQTYSFPLEPFSSNAVLADILDEESPPELHVELYTESVTRRHNKSSSAFTFTCSHFFRRDEFPFHFKNVHADIQSCLDGWFQHRCPLAYLGCTFVQNHFRPDGLKAKVIYSQPLKTFAIKPEVDTLLAESGKSNSTEASQGRNKDSLSSLPVEVLKYIAGFLDSFSLSQLSQVSVLMRDICATLLQERGMVLLVWEKKRYSHGSTSWKARKKIWQFSSLFSKVNKWQRNDVACMSEHLKNCPFYQVEHKKDPVLLTGMCESREQTQKTLVSTFKRRV